TCTACCAGTACTTTGCCAACAAGGAAGCAATCCTCGCGAATCTGTTTGAGGAGCATCGGAAGGACGTACACGTCGTCGTCGGCCTCGCTCTCGATCGGCTCGAGGATCCATCGGTGCCGATCGAGGAAGCCCTGCGTGACCTGTTCAGCGAGATGATCCGGCTTCATCGCGCGGATCCGGTGCTGACCAGAGTCCTCGCGACTGAAGTCCCCCACCACCAGGGAGAGAAGGATCACGGGCCGAAGGGCGATCATCTCGTCCGCTGGCTGCAGCGTCTGCTCGAGCAGAGGAGTGGGATTCGAGTGCACGATCCGGCGGCTGCGGCTCATGTGATCGCGATATCGATGGAAGCGCTGACCAGGTGGCTGGTGCACGAATCGCCGGAAGATATTGACACGGAAAGCGCGGTTGAAGAGATGGTGACGATGTTCACGTCATACCTCACGCAAAGGCCACCTGTACGTCAAAC
This DNA window, taken from Acidobacteriota bacterium, encodes the following:
- a CDS encoding TetR/AcrR family transcriptional regulator, producing the protein MNSTPARRQPTQERARFTVAAILQAAAEVIDDAGWANASTNRIAERAGVSIGSLYQYFANKEAILANLFEEHRKDVHVVVGLALDRLEDPSVPIEEALRDLFSEMIRLHRADPVLTRVLATEVPHHQGEKDHGPKGDHLVRWLQRLLEQRSGIRVHDPAAAAHVIAISMEALTRWLVHESPEDIDTESAVEEMVTMFTSYLTQRPPVRQTL